The window CGCTGAAGGCCATGAACATGGCGCGCCTACCCCTGACCACGGCCCTCCAGAAGTAAGACACAAACCCTGTGAGAGCGGGCTTGCTCGCGAAGGCGTCGTGTCAGTCGATATCTGCTTTGGCTGATATATCGCTTTCGCGAGCAAGCCCGCTCCCACAGGGGATGTGTGGTGGATTGGGTTAGCGGGGATCGATCTCGTTATCGCGCACGGCGTTATCCGATTCTTCCCGCACCCGTTCCGGGTCCATCGCGGTGGAATCGTCCTCATCCAGCGGGAGCACACCCTCATTGTTCGGCAATTCGTCGATGCCCGGCTCGTCTTCCGGGTTGACTGTCGTGCGGCCGGGGCTCAGCGGTTCGGGATGAGTCGGGATGGGGTCGAACCCGCCCTGCTCTTCACTAGGAAATTTCGGGTTGGTCATAAGGCACCTCGCAGGGAGTCGAAAGGGTCGGACTCTGATCTTTCGAGGTGCCGGTTTTGATCACCGTTCCAATTTTTCAGTCACCGGTTGTCGGTGAGTGGGCAAGGCGCGTCAGGATGGCGATTGGAGCCTATCAACGATCTTTTGCTTAACCTGTACACGCGCCTCCTTGAGCTTCTTCAGTGCGTCATCGCTCGGCGCATCCGATTGTGCGGTTTCAGCCTTGACTACCTCGGCGTCCGCTTGCGAATACTTGTTGATCAGTGAATCCAGTAACGGATCCTTGGAGCGTTTTTGCTGGATATCTTCCTTTGAAAGTTTCAGGTCCTGATAAAGGTCGTGTGGCACCGGCATGGAACACCTCCGTTTGTTGATCGGCAGCAAACGCGATCAATTGCGTTCGCCAACTATCAGAATGGCCTCGGTTGACGGGTTCTGTCGACCGCCTATCAGACCAGCGGTGTCCGTTCGTCGTCCGGCCGCAAACCCGATAAAACCTTTGCGTGAGCGCCTGCCTCCATTGAATAACGATCACCTCGATCGCTTACCCAAACCTGTGTGGAGAATAACCAATGGACGGATTCACCCTGCGCCACCTCGCTCTGGCCGTAGCTTTGAGCACCAGCATGGGCACCGCTTTTGCCGCCACTTCCAATGACTTTGTCGACAACGCGGCCGCGGGCGGTATTGCGGAAATTGAAACCAGCCGTCTGGCGCTGGAAAAAAGCTCATCGGCCGACATCAAGGAATTCGCCACCATGATGATCACCGATCATTCCAAGGCCAACGATGAACTGGCGGCCTTGGCGAAAAAGAATGACATCGAAGTGCCGGACGAGACGACGCTGGTCAAACAGGCCAAGGAAAAAATCCTCGACATGCGTGATGAGTCCTTCGACGCGGCCTATGCCAATAATCAGGTGAAGGCCCACGAAGACACCATCAAGCTGTTTGAAAAACAAGCCAACACAGTGACGGATGACAAGGTAAAAGGCGCCACCGAGCTGAAAGGCTTCGCGCAAAAAATGTTGCCGGCACTGGAAAAACACCTGGAGATGGCGAAAAAACTCCAGGCGGCTCACCCAAGTAAATAACCCACAAAAAGAAGGCCGCATCGATGGATGCGGCCTTTTTGCATGCTGCCGGAACTAGCCGCCATCGGTATCGATGTCGGCATCCGTGTCTTCGCCGGGTTTCGGCCGGTCGGGTGTCGGTTTGAAACCAGGGCTGAACTCATTGTCGTTATCGGTGTGGAGATTCTTCTGATCCACCGCTGCATCGGCGCTCTGCGAGCCGGTGGATTGGCTCTGCCGCTGACCCTCTGGCGCGGCTTCACCCGGAGTTCGCGGGTCTATGGCCGGGTCATTGCGGTCGACCGGCGTTCCCGATTGATCCTGTTGTTGTGTCGATTCGTCTTTCATACGTACCTCGCTTGTGACGGCCAGCCCGATTGAAACAGCCGGGGCCTTGAAAGTTCGAAGCCATCCCGGCACAGGGGTTCAATCCAATGGACCGCCCGCCGCCAGAATCAAGGACAAAAAAAACCTGCCCGCAGCAAACAACTATTTCAGACGGCAAATGTCACTGATTCGGGCCGATTGTTTTTTGGGGAATCAGCCCGTCATATTTCAGGAGCACAAGGACATGGCAGCAATGCAAATCAGCACACTCGACGCGATGAAAAACAACCACACGCAGTTGCTTGGGGAATGGATCACCAGCCTGGAAGCCAGTGGTGCCAACCGTAATCTCAAGGACCAGGATCTAAAGCAGCAGACCACGGACTTCCTGCAACTGGTGGTCGCGGGCCTGGAAAACGGCAACAGTCAGAACATCGCCGCGCCGGGCTGGGATGAGGCTCGACAATTCCTCGAAAAACTCTCCCACAGCCGCGCCCTGCTCGGCCAGGATTCGCACCAGACTGCCAGCTTCATTTTCTCGCTGAAAGGCCCGCTGTTTTCCTTGCTGCAAGCTCACTACAAAGACAATCCGGGCGTATTGGCCGAACAGCTCTGGGAAGTGTCTGAGCTGCTCGATGCACTGGGCATGCACACCATCCGCACCTTCCAGAAATCCCGTGAAGCGGTGATCAAACGTCAGCAGGAAGAACTGCTGGAGCTCTCGACCCCGGTGGTCAAGCTCTGGGACGGCGTGCTCGCCCTGCCGATGATCGGCACCCTGGATTCGCAACGCACCCAGGTGGTGATGGAATCGCTGCTGCAACGGATCGTTGATACCGGTTCGGAAATCGCCATCATCGACATCACCGGCGTGCCGACCGTCGATACCCTGGTGGCGCAGCACTTGCTCAAGACCGTGACCGCGATCCGCCTGATGGGCGCCGATTGCATCATCAGCGGCGTGCGTCCGCAAATCGCCCAGACCATCGTTCACCTGGGCCTGGACCTGCAAGGCGTGGTCACCAAGGCCAACCTGGCCGACGCCCTCAAACTGGCTCTGACCCGCCTGGGAATCACCGTCAGCAAGGCAGTCTAAGCCGATGGATAGAATTCCAATTCTGCAGATGGGCGACCTTCTGCTGGTGACCATCCAGGTCGACATGCACGACCAGCTCGCCCTGACGCTTCAGGACGATCTCTCAGAGCGCATCAGCAAGACCACGGCGCGCGGGGTCCTGATCGATATCTCCGCCCTGGACATGGTCGACTCATTCATTGGCCGCATGATCGGGACGATTTCCGGGCTGTCGAAAATCATGGACGCCGAAACCGTGCTGGTCGGCATGCAACCCGCCGTCGCCATTACCCTGGTCGAACTGGGCCTGACCTTGCCCGGCGTCAGCACCGCGCTGAACGTCGAGCGCGGGATGAAACTGCTTCAGGATCGAGTACGCGAGCAATGACTCTGCGCAGCAGCGGCACTCAGCCGATTCAGATCGAGCAGGACGTGGTCCTGGCCCGGCAGACTGCGCGCAAGCTGGCCACTGAATGCGGCATGCGCCTGATCGACCTGACCAAACTGGTGACCGCCGTCAGCGAGCTGGCGCGCAACACCATGGTGTATGGCGGTGGCGGCGACATGGATTGGCAGATCCTCGACGAAAACTCGAGGGTCGGTTTGCGCCTGACCTTTCGCGATGAAGGCCCGGGCATCCCGGACATCAAACTGGCCATGACCGACGGCTGGACCTCCGGCAGCGGCCTGGGCCTTGGCCTGACCGGCGCCAAGCGGCTGGTGGATGAGTTCGAACTCGACACCGCGCCCGGCCAGGGCACTCGCATAACGATCACCCGATGGACATGAATATCGCGGGGTCGCTGACCCAAGTGCTGTTGATCGAGGACAGCAGCCAGATCGGCTTTGCCCGGCGCACCGCGCAGAAGCTCGCCGAAGACAATGGTTTCGACATGACCGATGCCGGTCGCGTGGCGCTGGTGGCCACGGAATTGGCCAGCAACGTGCTCAAGCATGCAGCCCAGGGCGAATTGCACCTGCGAATCCTGCCCGGTAAAAGCGCCAACGGCATCGAAATGCTCGCGGTGGACCGTGCCCAGGGCTTTGACCTGCAAGCGTGCATGACTGACGGGTTTTCCACCGGAGGCACTCAGGGCATAGGCCTCGGTGCGGTGTCGCGCCAGACCGAGGTCTTCGATGTTCACACCGACTCGCGCGGCACAGTGTTGCTGGCCCGTTTGTACCCGCGCGCCAGCAAGGACGCGGACTTGCGCATCGGCATCAGTCAGCACTCGCTGCACAACGACCCTGCCTGCGGTGATGTCTGGCACCTGGCGTTCGACGGGGCAAACCTCAGCGTTTTGGTGATCGACGGCCTGGGCCATGGCGAAGAAGCCGAACACGCTGCACGCGCCGGGGAAAAAGCCTTCGCCCTGGCACCGTTCGCCTCGCCGGTGTTCCTGCTCGAAGACATTCACCACGCGATGATCGGCACCCGCGGCGGCGCCCTGGCGATTGCCCAATTCGACGGCCACCGTGGCACGCTGAAATTCACCGGCATCGGCAACATCGGCGGCAGCCTGATCAGCCCGGACAAGTCCCGTGGCCTGGCGTCCCACCCGGGGATCGTCGGCGGGCAATACCGCAAAGCCCAGCCTTTTGATTATGCACACGTGGACGGACATCTATTGATCATGTACAGCGATGGCCTGCAGTCCCGCTGGAACCTGCACGACTACCCTGGCCTGGTGCACCGTCATCCCGCCGTGATCGCTGCGGTCCTGCATCGCGATTTCTGTCGCGGCCGGGACGATGTCACGGTCCTGGTCGTTGCCTTGGAGGCCGCCCATGGCTGAGTCGCCCCTGCCGTCTATCGACGAACAATCGGCGCTGATTGCGCACTTGCAGAGTGAATCTGCAGCACTGCGCGAAGAGCTCGACGAAACCAATCAGGGCGTGCTCGCGCTGTACGCCGAGCTCGACAACCAGGCTGAAGAACTGCGCCAGGCGTCGGACCTCAAAAGTCGCTTCCTGTCCTACATGAGCCACGAGTTTCGCACGCCGCTCGGCTCGATCCTGAGCATTGCCAGCCTGCTGACCGATGAAATCGACGGTCCGCTGAGCCCGGAGCAACACAAGCAGGTCGCGTTCGTCAGCACCGCCGCGCGGGAGCTGAGCGACATGGTCGACGACTTGCTCGACCTTGCGAAAATCGAGGCCGGACGCATCACTATCTCACCCGCCTGGTTCGACATGTTCGACTTGTTTGCCGCCCTGCGTGGCATGTTTCGGCCTATCGTCGACGCTACGGCGGTGGATTTGATCTTCGAAGAACCGGTGGGATTGCCGCGCCTGTACACGGATGACAAGAAGCTGGCGCAGATCCTGCGCAACTTCATTTCCAACTCGCTGAAGTTCACCACCCGTGGCGAAGTGCGGGTCTCAGCCTCGCTCGAAGGTTCCAGCCAGGTACGCTTCGCCGTCACCGATACAGGAATAGGTATCGCTGCCGAGCTACATGGCGCATTGTTCGAGGACTTTTCCCAAGTCGATTCGCCGCTGCAAAAACGCCTGCGCGGTACGGGCCTGGGCTTGTCGTTGTGCAAACGCTTCGCCGCACTGCTGGGTGGCGAGGTCGGGGTCGAGAGTACGCCCGGGGTCGGTTCGACCTTTTTCGTGATCATCCCGCTGGCCATCGCCATGGAGCCTGCCGATGAAACGTGAGATCCGACTGCTGATTGTCGATGACAACGCCGCTACGCGCTATGCGCTGCGTCGACGCCTGGAGCCGCACGGCTACCTCGTGCTGGAGGCCGGAACCGGCGGCGACGGCCTGGCGCTGATCGACAACGAATGCGTCGATGCGCTGATTCTGGACGTCAACCTGCCCGACATGAGCGGCTTCGATATTGTCCGCAAACTGCGTGCGGAACCGGCCACGGCGTTATTGCCGGTGATTCACGTGTCGGCGGCGTCGATCCAGACCGGAGACATCATCACCGGCCTGGATGCCGGGGCCGATGCCTACCTGATCCATCCCGTGGACCCGGACGTGTTGCTCGCGACCCTGCGCACCCTGTTGCGGGTGCGTGAGACGGAAAACGCCCTGCGTGATAGCGAGGCGCGGTTTCGCGAGATTTTCGTCAACGTCTCGGCGCCCATCGCGGTGCTGGACGCCCAGTTCAAAGTCCATGAATGTAATCATGCCTTCTCCCGACTGATACAGGACAACCGCGACCCGGACTCCTTGCGCGATTGCTTCGCCGACCAGCAGCAGGCGATCCTCGATGAACTGCGCCTGCGCCTGACCGCCGGGGAACGCTGGAAAGGCACGCTGAACATGCGCATCGAGGGCGAGCTGCGGGAAACCGAGTGGCAGATTTCCCCCTACCGCACCCCTGAACTGAGCCTGGTGTTCGTCGAGGATGTCACCGAACATCGTCACCGCGAACGCTCGCACCTGGCCCGTCTCGACGATGCCACGTCGCAACTGGAACACGAGATCGCCGCGCGCGTGCGCACCGAGAGCCAGTTGTTGCAAGTGCAGAAAATGGACGCACTGGGCAAGCTCACCGGCGGCATCGCCCATGACTTCAACAACCTGCTGACCGGCATCATCACCAGCCTGGAATTGATCCAGAAACGGGTGGCCGATTCGCGTACCGACAAGGTCCAGTTCTACGCCGAAGCCGCGCTGAACTCGGCCATGAGTGCCGCTTCCCTGACCCATCGCTTGCTGGCCTTTGCCCGTCAGCAGCCGCTCAACACGCGGCCGGTGGACATCAACGAACACATCCGCTCCCTCGAAGAATTGCTGGTGCGCACCATCGGCGAACACATTGCGCTGAAACTCGAACTGACCTCCAAAGCCGCGATAGCCCTGGTCGATCCGATCCAGCTGGAAAGCGCCGTGCTCAACCTGGTGATCAACGCGCGCGATGCCTTGCCGCAAGGCGGGAATATCTGGGTCAGCACTTACGCGGCGTATTCCCACGGAGACCTGAAACTGGCGGACGGGGCGTATGTTGCGCTGTCCGTGCGCGATGACGGAACGGGCATCGAGCACAATGTGATCGACAAGGTCTTCGACCCGTTTTTCACCACCAAGCCACTGGGCCAGGGCACCGGGCTGGGGTTGTCGAGTATTTACGGGTTCGCCCGCCAATCCGGTGGCGACGCGCACATCCGTAGCGTGGCCAGCCGCGGCACCGAAGTGACCATCATGCTGCCCGCCAGCGCCGACCCGAGCACCACGCAAGCAGAACCTGCGAGCGTCGATCAACAGGGCTCGGGTGAGCATGTACTGATTGTCGAAGACATGCCGTCGGTGCGCATGTTTGTCACCGAAGTGTTGGTGGACGCCGGATATCGCTGCACCCAGGTGGGCGATATCGAAGACGCCCTTGAACGCCTGAAAAACGACCCCTCGATTGATCTGATGCTCACCGACGTGGGGCTGCCACGCATGAACGGCCGGGAACTGGCGGATGTCGCCCGAGGCTGGCGTGAAGGGTTGCCGATCCTGTTCATGACTGGTTACGCAGAAAATGCGATCAACCGTCAGGTGTTCCTCGGTGAGGGAATGGAGATGCTGATCAAGCCGTTTCAGATCAATGAACTGCTGGACAAGGTCCGGCGCACGCTCGACTGCGCCTGACAGGCCGCCTTCGCGAGCAAGCCCGCTCCCACAGTGGATCGGTGTGACTCCCATATCCTGAGTCCACAGAGATCAAATGTGGGAGCGGGCTTGCTCGCGAAGAGGCCAGCAAAACCACCACACCTCTCAAGCTACGCCTAAGGTCCTGGCCAGGAACGGGGCCGTTCGGCTCTTCTTGCTCTTGGCCACTTTCTGCGGCGTGCCGGCAACGACGATCTTCCCGCCCTGATCCCCCGCCCCCGGCCCGATATCGATCACCCAGTCACTCTGCGCAACCACACGCATTTCATGCTCGACGACAATCACCGTGTGCCCCGCCACCACCAGCGTATTCAACTGTTCAAGCAGCCGGTCAACGTCCCGGGGATGCAAACCGGTGGTCGGTTCATCGAGCACATACAAGGTTGCGCCACGCTGGTTACGTTGCAACTCGGTTGCCAGTTTGATGCGCTGGGCTTCGCCTCCCGAGAGTTCCGTGGCCGGCTGACCGAGGCGCAGATAACCCAGGCCGATGTCGCGCAGCACTTCCAATGAACGACGAATGCCCGGTTGCTCGGCGAAAACCTCCACCGCTTCGTCCACCGTCAACTGCAACACCTGGGCAATGTTCAAACCTTGCCAGGTGATCGCCAGCGTCTCGGGGTTGTAGCGAGCGCCATGGCAGGTCGGGCACGGTGCATAGACGCTGGGCATGAACAGCAACTCGACGCTGACAAAACCCTCACCTTCGCAGGTCGGGCAACGGCCCTTGGCGACGTTGAAGGAGAACTGTCCGGCGTCGTAGCCCTCGGCCTGTGCCTGGGGCGTGGCGGCGTACAGTTTGCGCACGTTGTCGAACAGCCCGGTGTAGGTCGCGAGGTTCGAGCGCGGCGTGCGGCCGATGGGTTTCTGATCGACCTGTACCAGGCGCTTGATCGATTCCAGCCCAGCTGTTACCTGGCCGCCGCTGACCTGTGGCGCATCGTCCTCAAGGCTCAACTCTTCAGGTTCGCCGGCATTGGTGCCGCGCCCCAGATGCGCACCGACCAATTCCAGCAAGGCCTGGCTGACCAGGCTTGATTTGCCGGAACCGGAAACACCGGTCACCGAGGTAAAACACCCCAAGGGAAACTCGACGCTGAGGTCGTTCAGGTTATTGCGCGTGATGCCTTCCAGGCGCAGCCAGTCGGTCGGCTTGCGGCTGGTCCTGACATCGGTGACCTGCTTGGCGAACAAGTAGGCGCGGGTCTGGGAGTCCTTGATTTCCGCCAGTCCCTGGGGCGGTCCGCTGTAGAGGATCCGTCCACCATGCTCGCCCGCCGCCGGGCCGACATCGATCAACCAGTCCGCGCGACGCATGGTTTCCAGATCGTGCTCGACCACAAATAGCGTGTTGCCCGCCGCCTTCAAGCGTTGCAGCGCTTCGAACAGCGCTTCGCCATCCGCCGGGTGCAGACCCGCCGATGGCTCATCCAGCACGTAGATCACGCCGAACAACTGCGAACCCAATTGAGTGGCCAGTCGCAGCCGCTGCAATTCGCCGGATGACAGCGTTGGCGTGCTGCGCTCCAGGGCCAGATAACCGAGGCCCAGGTCGGTCAGAGTGCTGACCCGCTCCAGCAAATCCTGAGCGATCCGTTGCGCGGCCAGGCGTTTTTCAACCGACAGGTTTGGCGTATGCCGCACATCCGGCGCGTTGGCATGAGCCCTGGCGCCGTGGGCTACACGCTGTTCACGGGCCTCGCGGGTCTGACTGTGAGTCAACACTTCGCCCGCCTCGTCAACCTGTTCCAGGTAACTGTGCGCCGCCACCGGTTTCAACACCTCGGCCACTTGCAGCAACGGCATTTGCGACAGCTCGCCGATGTCATAACCGGCAAAGGTCACCGACAACGCCTCGCGCTTGAGCCGTTTGCCGTCGCACAACGGGCACGGGCTGCCGAGCATGAATTGCGCGACGCGTTTCTTCATCAGCGCACTTTGCGAGTGGCTGAAGGTGTGCAGGATGTAACGTCGGGCGCCGGTGAAGGTGCCCTGATAGCTGGGCTCCATTTTGCGTTTGAGCGCGACTCTGGTTTCTTCCGGGGTGAGCCCGGCATACACCGGGACGGTCGGCGTTTCCTCGGTGAAGAGGATCCAGTCACGCTGCTTTTTCGGCAGCTCGCGCCAGGGTTTATCGACGTCGTAGCCCATCGTCACGAGGATGTCGCGCAGGTTCTGTCCTTGCCACGCCGTGGGCCAGGAAGCCACCGCACGCTGGCGGATGGTCAGGCTCGGGTCGGGGACCATCAGGGCTTCGGTGACTTCATAGACCCGACCCAGACCATGACATTCGGCGCAGGCGCCTTGAGGCGTATTGGGCGAGAAGTCCTCGGCATACAGCATCGGCTGGCCCGGCGGATAGCTGCCCGCCCGGGAGTACAGCATGCGGATCAGGCTCGACAGCGTTGTCACGCTGCCCACCGAAGAGCGCGTACTCGGTGTGCCGCGCTGCTGTTGCAGGGCCACGGCCGGTGGCAGGCCTTCGATGGAATCGACGTCCGGCACGCCCACCTGGTCAATCAGCCGCCGCGCATACGGCGCCACGGACTCGAAATAGCGACGTTGTGCTTCGGCATACAGGGTCGAGAACGCCAGTGATGACTTGCCCGAACCCGAGACGCCAGTGAACACCACCAGGGCATCCCGGGGAATATCGACGTCAATGTTCTTGAGGTTGTGTTCCCGGGCACCGCGTACCCGGACCATGCCGGAAGGAGGGTTGGAGGTGCGCTTTGACGTCATCGGGAGCCCTTATTAGATTGCAGAAAAAACACAAGCCCTGTGAGAGCGGGCTCTTGTGGTGAGGGGGCTTGCCCCCGTTGGGTCGCGAAGCGGCCCCAAAATGGGACTGCTGCGCAGTCCAACGGGGGCAGCCCCCTCGCCACAGACCCGCTCCCACATGTGGAGGTGGTCAGCCGCTGAGGACGGTACGGATCATGTGCATCAGCGCTTCGGGCCCATAGGGTTTGCTCAGCAGATGGGTATCCGGGCTAAGTTGGTGATTGCGCGAAATGATGTCCCGGGTGTGGCCGGAGGTAAAGAGCACCGCCACAGGAGGATTTTGCACCTTGGCCCAGGCCGCCAGGTCCGAGCTTTTGATCAAGCCGGGCATGACCACGTCGGTGAAAATCAGGTTTACCGATACGCCCTCCAGCAACATCTGCATCGCCTGGTCGCCGTTGGCCGCGGTCAGGACCTGATAGCCCTCTTCGCGCAGCAGCTCCACCGCCGAGCTGCGCACCGCTTCGTTGTCCTCGACCACCAGAATGGTTTCGTGCCCGCCCCGTTGGGGTAAATATCGCAGCGTCGTTTCAGTCGGCAACGCGTGCAAGCTGCGCGGAAAGTAGAGCTGTACCCGAGTGCCCTGCCCGACCTCGCTGGAGATGTCGATATGCCCGCCGCTCTGTTTGACGAAGCCGAACACCATGCTCAATCCCAACCCCGTGCCCTGGCCGTCACCCTTGGTGGTGAAGAACGGCTCGAACGCCTGCCCGAGCACTTCGGGCGACATGCCGGCGCCGGTGTCAGCCACTGCGACGCGCACATAGTCGCCCGCCACGATGCCCTTGCCGACACAGAATTTACGGTCGAGCGCGACATTCTCGGCGCTCAACTCAATGGTCCCTTCGCCCTGCATCGCATCACGGGCATTGATCGCCAGGTTGAGAATGGCGTTTTCCAACTGGTTGCGATCGACGTTGATGTGCCAGGGCTCTTGCGGCACCTGCACATTGATCTGGATGGTTTCCCCCAGCGCCCGCTGCAACAACTCGCCCAGGCCTTCGAAGATCTGCTGTGGATCGCACACCGCCGGCGACAACGGTTGGCGCCGGGCAAACGCGAGCAGTTGCGACGACAGTTTGGCGCCGCGTTCGACGGCCGCAATCGAAGCGCTGACCCGGCGCTGCACATTGGCGTTATCCGGCTCATGCCGCGCCAGCAAGTGCAGGTTGCCGGCGATCACCTGCAGCAAATTATTGAAATCGTGGGCCACGCCGCCGGTGAGGCCGCCGATGGCTTCGAGTTTCTGTGATTGGCGCAATTGTTCTTCAGCCGCCAGCCGCGCGTCGACTTCGTCGGCCACGCGCTGTTCCAGGTTGCGGGTGAATTTGAGCAAGGATTCTTCAGCAATCTTGCGTTCGTGAATGTCGATCAACACGCCGGGGAAGCGGAACGGCTCGCCCTGCTCGTTGAACTCGCAGCAGCCGCTCGCCTGCACCCACAGATAGCTGCCGTCGGGTCGCAGAACCCGGTACTCGGCATTAAAGGGCTCGCCGGTGGCCACCGATTGATTGACTTGTTCCTGGACCCAACTGCGGTCGTCAGCGTGAATCTTGGCTTCAGCGATGTCGGTAGGAAGGTCGGCGAGGTTCTGCTCGGAGGGGTAGGAAAAAGTCCGGGCGAAGCGCTCGTCGCCGGACAGTACATTGCCCTTGATATCCCAGACGAACGAGCCGAGTAACGCCCCGGCATTGAGCGCCAGGCGCACCCGTTCGTTGTCGGCGCGATAGGCGTCTTCGGCTTCCTGGCGTCGGCGTTCGGAAATCACATGTTCAGTGGTTTCAACGACCATCGCCATGACCCCGCCCGGGCAACCTTCATCATTGGCGACCGGGCTGTAATAGAGGTCGAGCCAAACGTCTTCGGGGACCCCGTTGCGCAGCAACTCCAGCTCTTTATTGCGATAGGACAAGGTGCCACCCGCCAGACAGGTATCGACCACATGACGATTGAACTCAGCCACTTCCGGCCAGCCCAGCTCCACCGGAGCACCCAGCAGATAAGGATGGCGGCCACCGGCAAATTGCGAGTAGGCGTCGTTATAGATCATGTAACCCGCCCGCCCCCAGAGCATCACCATCGGCAGTGGCGACGCGAGCATCAGCTGCACTGTGCTGCACAGGCTGGCGGGCCAGGCGTCGATGTTTCCAAGCTCAGTCTGGCTCCAGTCGAACGCGCGGATGCGCCCGGCCATTTCACCGTTCCAGCCGGCACACCCGTGGCTATCAGATAGAAACTGCATCGACTGGCTTTATGTCCCTTTGATTGGCTGGCTTGCGGAATCGCAACGACGAGAGGACGACGCGGGCCCGTTTGTTTCGAGCACTACCGACGCCAATGGTTTCATAGAGATTAGCCGATTCAAATCGTCCGGGCTCTTGTGACGAAGAGCTTGCTCCCTCGCCACACAAGCTTCCTCGCCACAAAGGTGATGGCGAATATTAAACCTTAATCAGGTGCTTGAGTGGGTGGTAGCCGGTTTTCAGTGTGGCGGCCTTTGGGGAAGTGTTGATGGCGTCATGTGCGAGACGAATTGATCGACCCGAAAACCTTGGGCATCGATCAGTTGCGGCTGGATGCGATCGGGCGCATGGGTAGGCATGGCTATGCGCGGACGCGCGATTATTTCGATTTGCCGACGCGTTCGTTGCAGGCGTGGACGGATGCGCCCGGCGGCGGGGAGCGGTTTTGGCCTGTCACCAAGTAGACGAAATTCACCGAAAACTGTGGCGAGGGGGCTTGCCCCCGTTCGGCGGCGCAGCCGTCGTGAAACCGGTGTATGCGGTGTGTCATAAGAAATGCGTTGCCAGCTTTGGGGTCGCTTCGCAACCCAACGGGGGCAAGCCCCCTCGCCACAGAAAGCAGTTCACCACATAGGCTCCTCACCGCGGGAGCCTCTCAAAGCAGACTGGGTTCAGTCAGTACCGTATTTCGGCGAACGCGGTCCATACAGCAAGCCCGCCGGTTGCCCCGCCGACAGCAGCCGCGC is drawn from Pseudomonas sp. 31-12 and contains these coding sequences:
- a CDS encoding PAS domain-containing sensor histidine kinase, which produces MQFLSDSHGCAGWNGEMAGRIRAFDWSQTELGNIDAWPASLCSTVQLMLASPLPMVMLWGRAGYMIYNDAYSQFAGGRHPYLLGAPVELGWPEVAEFNRHVVDTCLAGGTLSYRNKELELLRNGVPEDVWLDLYYSPVANDEGCPGGVMAMVVETTEHVISERRRQEAEDAYRADNERVRLALNAGALLGSFVWDIKGNVLSGDERFARTFSYPSEQNLADLPTDIAEAKIHADDRSWVQEQVNQSVATGEPFNAEYRVLRPDGSYLWVQASGCCEFNEQGEPFRFPGVLIDIHERKIAEESLLKFTRNLEQRVADEVDARLAAEEQLRQSQKLEAIGGLTGGVAHDFNNLLQVIAGNLHLLARHEPDNANVQRRVSASIAAVERGAKLSSQLLAFARRQPLSPAVCDPQQIFEGLGELLQRALGETIQINVQVPQEPWHINVDRNQLENAILNLAINARDAMQGEGTIELSAENVALDRKFCVGKGIVAGDYVRVAVADTGAGMSPEVLGQAFEPFFTTKGDGQGTGLGLSMVFGFVKQSGGHIDISSEVGQGTRVQLYFPRSLHALPTETTLRYLPQRGGHETILVVEDNEAVRSSAVELLREEGYQVLTAANGDQAMQMLLEGVSVNLIFTDVVMPGLIKSSDLAAWAKVQNPPVAVLFTSGHTRDIISRNHQLSPDTHLLSKPYGPEALMHMIRTVLSG
- the uvrA gene encoding excinuclease ABC subunit UvrA, producing MTSKRTSNPPSGMVRVRGAREHNLKNIDVDIPRDALVVFTGVSGSGKSSLAFSTLYAEAQRRYFESVAPYARRLIDQVGVPDVDSIEGLPPAVALQQQRGTPSTRSSVGSVTTLSSLIRMLYSRAGSYPPGQPMLYAEDFSPNTPQGACAECHGLGRVYEVTEALMVPDPSLTIRQRAVASWPTAWQGQNLRDILVTMGYDVDKPWRELPKKQRDWILFTEETPTVPVYAGLTPEETRVALKRKMEPSYQGTFTGARRYILHTFSHSQSALMKKRVAQFMLGSPCPLCDGKRLKREALSVTFAGYDIGELSQMPLLQVAEVLKPVAAHSYLEQVDEAGEVLTHSQTREAREQRVAHGARAHANAPDVRHTPNLSVEKRLAAQRIAQDLLERVSTLTDLGLGYLALERSTPTLSSGELQRLRLATQLGSQLFGVIYVLDEPSAGLHPADGEALFEALQRLKAAGNTLFVVEHDLETMRRADWLIDVGPAAGEHGGRILYSGPPQGLAEIKDSQTRAYLFAKQVTDVRTSRKPTDWLRLEGITRNNLNDLSVEFPLGCFTSVTGVSGSGKSSLVSQALLELVGAHLGRGTNAGEPEELSLEDDAPQVSGGQVTAGLESIKRLVQVDQKPIGRTPRSNLATYTGLFDNVRKLYAATPQAQAEGYDAGQFSFNVAKGRCPTCEGEGFVSVELLFMPSVYAPCPTCHGARYNPETLAITWQGLNIAQVLQLTVDEAVEVFAEQPGIRRSLEVLRDIGLGYLRLGQPATELSGGEAQRIKLATELQRNQRGATLYVLDEPTTGLHPRDVDRLLEQLNTLVVAGHTVIVVEHEMRVVAQSDWVIDIGPGAGDQGGKIVVAGTPQKVAKSKKSRTAPFLARTLGVA